The Maridesulfovibrio zosterae DSM 11974 genome contains a region encoding:
- a CDS encoding tRNA (cytidine(34)-2'-O)-methyltransferase, with amino-acid sequence MTQEKFTNPFSIVLFEPEIPPNTGNIARLCAGTDTPLHLIKPLGFSISDKHLKRAGLDYWPSVKLSVWENWQEFKDNAEIGRLVTTSSKRGTSLFKFNFEAGDCLVLGPETRGLPEWMFEELKYAVNIPTTNNVRSLNLSTSAGILLYQALSCLDVDVSFK; translated from the coding sequence ATGACACAGGAAAAATTTACAAATCCTTTCAGCATCGTACTTTTCGAACCTGAAATTCCACCGAATACAGGAAATATTGCCCGACTCTGCGCCGGAACAGATACTCCTCTTCATCTGATTAAGCCTCTTGGATTCTCTATCTCAGATAAACACCTTAAGCGTGCAGGCCTCGACTACTGGCCAAGCGTAAAACTATCTGTATGGGAAAACTGGCAGGAATTCAAAGATAACGCTGAAATTGGCAGGCTCGTAACCACCAGCTCTAAACGCGGAACCTCTTTATTCAAATTTAATTTCGAAGCTGGTGACTGTCTTGTCCTTGGACCGGAAACCCGTGGTCTGCCAGAGTGGATGTTTGAAGAACTTAAATATGCAGTCAATATACCCACCACGAACAATGTGCGTAGTCTCAACCTTTCCACTTCAGCAGGAATTCTGCTCTATCAAGCGCTATCCTGCCTTGATGTAGATGTCAGCTTCAAGTAG
- the rfbB gene encoding dTDP-glucose 4,6-dehydratase — MRLLITGGCGFIGTNFVYLMQERHPDWKIFNLDKLTYAGNRKNLLKLEQDNDSDYTFIQGDICDKNFVTSVLHDYKIEAVVNFAAESHVDRSINDPAPFLTTNTLGAQNIMECARKAGIEKFVHVSTDEVYGTLGPDDPAFTEENPLVPNSPYSASKAGADLMARAYFETYKFPVSITRCSNNYGPYQFPEKLIPLMFIKATADEQLPIYGDGSNIRDWIYVDDHCTGVELTLLKGKPGSAYNFGGAAEKTNLELVKELLTILGKDESLITYVKDRPGHDMRYAMDYTLAEKELGFKPAISFEQGIRKTVEWYQNNTTWLDDVRSGAYREFMDNWYGER; from the coding sequence ATGCGACTTCTTATTACCGGCGGATGTGGTTTTATCGGGACAAATTTTGTTTACCTCATGCAGGAGAGACACCCCGACTGGAAGATTTTCAATCTTGATAAGCTGACCTATGCCGGGAATCGCAAGAATCTGCTGAAGCTGGAACAAGACAATGACTCTGACTACACATTCATTCAGGGTGATATCTGCGATAAAAATTTTGTTACGTCCGTATTACACGATTATAAAATCGAAGCGGTTGTAAACTTTGCCGCGGAATCACATGTAGATAGATCAATTAATGATCCAGCACCTTTTTTGACCACCAATACCCTCGGTGCGCAAAATATTATGGAATGTGCGCGTAAAGCAGGTATTGAAAAATTCGTCCATGTTTCAACGGATGAAGTATATGGCACACTCGGCCCAGATGATCCGGCATTTACTGAAGAAAATCCGCTGGTACCGAACAGCCCTTATTCCGCATCCAAAGCTGGTGCCGATCTCATGGCCAGAGCGTACTTTGAAACATACAAATTTCCTGTATCCATCACTAGGTGCTCCAATAACTACGGTCCCTACCAGTTTCCTGAAAAACTTATCCCGTTAATGTTCATCAAAGCTACAGCAGATGAACAACTGCCCATATATGGTGACGGCTCTAATATCCGTGACTGGATTTATGTTGATGACCACTGTACAGGCGTAGAACTCACCCTGCTGAAAGGTAAACCCGGCAGCGCTTATAACTTTGGCGGAGCAGCTGAGAAAACAAATCTTGAGCTGGTTAAAGAGCTTCTTACTATTCTCGGAAAAGATGAATCTCTGATAACCTATGTCAAAGACAGACCCGGGCATGACATGCGTTATGCCATGGATTACACTCTGGCAGAAAAAGAACTTGGCTTTAAACCCGCCATCTCGTTTGAGCAGGGCATTCGTAAAACAGTTGAATGGTATCAAAACAATACAACGTGGCTTGACGATGTTCGCAGCGGGGCATACCGCGAGTTTATGGACAATTGGTATGGAGAGCGATAA